A genomic window from Methanobrevibacter sp. TLL-48-HuF1 includes:
- a CDS encoding O-acetylhomoserine aminocarboxypropyltransferase/cysteine synthase family protein: MNKQRKYKQRTLEVHAGEKVDPVTGARATPIYHTSSYAFESAEKAKKLYALEEEGYLYTRISNPTLDVLEKRVAAIEGGVGALSQSTGMSAILLAILNIANSGDEIVASNNLYGGTFTLFKNTMPNWGIKVNFVPTHDLEAYENAINENTKAIYCESIGNPKLDIPDFEEIAKIAHKHDLPLIVDNTSAITMIRPLEHGADIVVHSATKFLSGTGTSMGGVIVDGGTFNWANGKFPQFTTPDPAYHGLIYSEAFGNKAYITKARVHLMKDLGTVLSPINAFLILQSIESLSLRVNQHCKNALEIAKFLQNHEAVSWVNYPGLEDNENHEMAEKYLNGNYGGIVGFGIKGGLEEGKKFIESVELLSHVANIGDAKSLVIHPASTTHSNMSEKEQLEGGITPDFIRMSVGIEDAEDLIADIDQALKKAVS; the protein is encoded by the coding sequence ATGAATAAACAAAGAAAATACAAACAACGAACTCTGGAAGTTCATGCAGGTGAAAAAGTGGATCCTGTTACCGGCGCCAGAGCTACACCTATATACCATACCAGCTCATATGCTTTTGAAAGTGCTGAAAAAGCTAAAAAATTATATGCTCTTGAAGAAGAAGGTTATCTATACACCAGAATATCAAATCCTACATTAGATGTTTTGGAAAAAAGAGTGGCTGCAATTGAAGGAGGTGTTGGAGCTCTTTCACAGTCAACAGGTATGAGTGCAATTTTACTGGCTATTTTAAATATAGCTAACTCAGGAGATGAAATTGTAGCATCAAATAATCTTTACGGAGGTACATTTACATTATTTAAAAATACCATGCCTAACTGGGGAATCAAAGTAAATTTCGTACCTACACATGATCTGGAAGCTTATGAAAATGCAATAAATGAAAATACCAAAGCAATTTACTGCGAATCTATAGGCAATCCGAAATTAGACATTCCTGATTTTGAAGAAATAGCTAAAATAGCTCATAAGCATGATTTGCCTTTGATTGTTGATAATACTTCAGCTATTACAATGATCAGGCCTTTGGAACATGGTGCAGATATTGTTGTTCATTCTGCCACTAAATTCTTATCAGGAACCGGAACCAGCATGGGTGGAGTTATTGTTGATGGAGGTACTTTTAACTGGGCAAATGGTAAATTTCCACAGTTCACTACACCAGATCCAGCATATCATGGTTTAATTTATAGTGAAGCTTTTGGAAATAAAGCCTACATCACCAAAGCCCGTGTGCATTTAATGAAAGATTTAGGTACTGTTTTAAGTCCGATTAATGCATTTTTAATCCTGCAAAGTATTGAATCTCTCTCCTTAAGAGTTAATCAGCACTGTAAAAATGCTTTGGAAATAGCTAAATTTCTGCAAAATCATGAAGCTGTTTCCTGGGTTAATTATCCTGGTCTTGAAGATAATGAAAACCATGAAATGGCTGAAAAATACTTAAACGGCAATTATGGTGGAATTGTTGGTTTTGGAATTAAAGGTGGCTTGGAAGAAGGTAAGAAGTTTATTGAAAGTGTTGAGCTTTTAAGTCATGTAGCTAATATCGGTGATGCAAAATCTTTAGTTATTCATCCGGCCAGTACCACTCATTCCAATATGAGTGAAAAAGAACAGCTTGAAGGGGGAATTACACCCGACTTTATCAGAATGTCTGTAGGTATTGAAGATGCTGAAGATTTGATAGCTGATATTGACCAGGCATTAAAAAAAGCAGTTAGCTAG
- a CDS encoding homoserine O-acetyltransferase produces the protein MKKESVGVVQTKYYNIEEPIELESGKTLDNITVAYETYGELNKEKDNAILICHALSGDAHAAGWHEGDKKPGWWEIVIGPGKALDSEKYFIICSNVLGGCKGTTGPLSINPKTGKEYGLDFPVITIKDMVKVQKRLIDAFGIDKLSAVVGGSMGGMQTLQWLVSYPEMMKKAVAIATTARSSPQQIAFNEVGRQSIVGDPNWNGGNYYGTGKIPKEGLSVARMIAHITYLSDESMYLKFGRDLQDKDEITYDLSMDFQVESYLHHQGASFVKRFDANSYLYITKAVDLFDLAQNNSLIDGFKDVKAKVEIISVDSDWLYPVEQGTEILTALNANDVEVSFSELKSNYGHDAFLLEKGQLNYILSKFLSDNIVEDLMLTDVATITEQAQIEEAAKLMFNRNVTHIPVVTNDKKLIGIVTSWDLSKAIATNSNDLKEIMTKTVKFCHADDSIESTARRMRKLDISCLPVVDDDFKLKGIISTDQISHLVSEYR, from the coding sequence ATGAAAAAAGAATCAGTTGGAGTTGTTCAAACAAAGTATTATAATATTGAAGAGCCAATTGAACTAGAAAGTGGAAAGACTCTTGATAACATCACAGTAGCTTATGAAACTTATGGTGAACTTAACAAAGAAAAGGATAATGCAATTTTAATATGTCATGCATTATCTGGAGATGCACATGCAGCAGGATGGCATGAAGGAGATAAAAAACCTGGATGGTGGGAAATAGTAATAGGTCCTGGAAAAGCTTTGGACAGTGAAAAGTACTTTATAATTTGTTCTAATGTATTAGGTGGATGTAAAGGAACAACAGGTCCATTATCAATTAATCCAAAAACGGGTAAAGAATACGGTCTGGATTTTCCGGTTATTACAATAAAAGACATGGTTAAGGTTCAAAAAAGATTGATTGATGCATTTGGAATTGACAAGTTATCTGCAGTTGTTGGAGGTTCAATGGGAGGAATGCAAACCTTGCAATGGCTTGTTTCATATCCTGAAATGATGAAAAAAGCAGTTGCAATAGCTACAACAGCACGATCTTCACCACAGCAAATAGCATTTAATGAAGTAGGTCGCCAGTCAATAGTAGGTGATCCAAACTGGAATGGTGGAAATTATTACGGAACAGGTAAAATTCCAAAAGAGGGACTGTCAGTAGCTCGTATGATAGCCCATATTACTTATTTAAGTGATGAATCAATGTATCTTAAATTTGGTAGGGATTTGCAGGATAAGGATGAAATTACATATGATTTATCAATGGATTTTCAGGTTGAAAGTTATCTTCATCATCAGGGAGCAAGCTTTGTAAAACGTTTTGATGCAAATAGCTATTTATATATTACAAAAGCAGTAGATTTATTTGATCTTGCCCAAAACAACTCATTAATTGATGGTTTTAAAGATGTTAAAGCAAAAGTTGAAATTATTTCAGTAGATTCAGACTGGTTATATCCTGTTGAACAGGGAACAGAAATTCTGACTGCTCTTAATGCAAATGATGTTGAAGTAAGCTTTTCAGAACTTAAATCTAATTACGGTCATGATGCATTTTTACTTGAAAAAGGTCAGCTTAACTATATTTTATCCAAATTCCTGTCAGATAATATAGTTGAAGATTTAATGCTTACAGATGTAGCTACAATCACAGAACAGGCACAAATAGAAGAAGCTGCAAAATTAATGTTTAACCGTAATGTTACTCATATTCCAGTAGTTACAAATGATAAAAAACTGATTGGAATAGTAACCAGCTGGGATTTGTCTAAAGCAATAGCTACAAATTCAAATGATTTAAAGGAAATAATGACAAAAACAGTTAAATTCTGTCATGCAGATGACTCTATTGAATCAACAGCACGTAGAATGAGAAAATTGGATATTTCATGTCTTCCAGTTGTAGATGATGATTTCAAACTAAAAGGAATTATTTCTACTGATCAAATAAGTCATTTAGTATCAGAATATAGGTAG
- the rnc gene encoding ribonuclease III, whose product MNLLEKFNIVPKDKHLYDVAFTHGSYGTKHGLDYTYERLEFLGDSVLNMIVSEYLYKQYPDYEEGKLTKLRANYVCQAALIYYSHELGLDKHIKIYGDDSKITENEVLSITADVFESFLGAIFLDQGIEFAKNYISKIIFPYIDAKKVFFFDYKSVIKEYGDAQEVDIEYKILDECGVPHNKTFIISILIDGKEMGVGKGKNKKEAEQAASKQAMKKLKIQKY is encoded by the coding sequence ATGAATTTATTAGAAAAATTTAACATAGTCCCAAAGGATAAACATCTCTATGATGTTGCATTTACTCATGGGTCTTACGGAACAAAACACGGTTTGGATTATACATATGAAAGATTAGAGTTTTTAGGAGATTCTGTTTTGAATATGATTGTTTCAGAATATTTATATAAACAATATCCTGATTATGAAGAAGGTAAATTAACTAAACTGCGAGCAAATTATGTTTGTCAGGCAGCATTAATTTATTATTCCCATGAATTAGGTTTGGATAAGCATATCAAAATATATGGTGATGACAGCAAAATAACTGAAAATGAGGTTTTGTCAATTACTGCAGATGTTTTTGAATCATTTTTAGGAGCAATATTTTTGGATCAGGGTATAGAATTTGCAAAAAATTATATTTCAAAAATAATATTTCCATATATTGATGCAAAAAAAGTATTTTTCTTTGATTATAAATCAGTAATAAAAGAATACGGTGACGCTCAGGAAGTGGATATTGAATATAAAATACTTGATGAGTGTGGTGTGCCTCATAATAAAACATTTATAATATCTATATTGATTGATGGAAAGGAAATGGGTGTTGGTAAAGGTAAAAATAAAAAAGAAGCTGAACAGGCCGCTTCAAAACAGGCTATGAAAAAACTGAAAATACAGAAATATTAG
- a CDS encoding EFR1 family ferrodoxin (N-terminal region resembles flavodoxins. C-terminal ferrodoxin region binds two 4Fe-4S clusters.): MHIDEKCIGWGLCKNNCPADAIELQMKKPVWIKNECVMCLRCLHLCPNFAIQYDNRTKNHGQYLNPHIDSLD, translated from the coding sequence TTGCATATTGATGAAAAATGTATTGGATGGGGATTATGTAAAAACAACTGTCCAGCTGATGCTATTGAATTACAGATGAAAAAACCAGTATGGATTAAAAATGAGTGTGTTATGTGTTTGAGGTGCCTTCATCTGTGTCCCAACTTTGCAATTCAATATGATAATAGAACCAAAAATCATGGACAGTACTTAAATCCACATATAGATTCTCTGGATTAA
- a CDS encoding DUF4041 domain-containing protein, whose amino-acid sequence MNFEDVNVISLSPAYEYVLQRVAAEFEIVEINVPENIQGIFDIVIPFHNLNTVAVKQELSEIENWPDMKYKFSDFTAEGKRREVNKISQELRAKQEELVQVNYALDAQKLGFYDPEYVSKNYGDFKDKLNLIRKKQKELVFDNQATVINKNKEIRGHSLTGNIFYSSIVKLMIRNFNIESEMIISNVNYLNRLNSIKRLEKSFDYINGLHRVFNIALSKKYLDLKIQELNLVSDFKLKASEVDDNFTGDEVYHNLTLELIDSKSFKFLIRGLTKDEWYQCKNRRLDDGIAIERYVCEKCLLNFDKKHLPKNIFDLLPVETIEEIFNLICNFSGIWP is encoded by the coding sequence ATGAATTTTGAAGATGTTAATGTTATAAGTTTATCTCCAGCTTATGAATATGTACTTCAGAGAGTGGCTGCTGAATTTGAAATTGTTGAGATTAATGTTCCTGAAAATATTCAGGGAATATTTGACATTGTTATACCATTTCATAATCTGAATACTGTTGCTGTTAAACAGGAATTAAGTGAAATTGAAAACTGGCCGGATATGAAATATAAATTTTCTGATTTTACTGCAGAAGGAAAGCGAAGAGAGGTAAATAAGATTTCTCAGGAATTAAGGGCAAAACAGGAAGAACTGGTTCAGGTTAATTATGCACTTGATGCTCAAAAGTTAGGGTTTTATGATCCGGAATATGTTTCGAAAAACTATGGGGATTTTAAAGATAAATTAAATTTAATTCGTAAAAAACAGAAGGAATTAGTTTTTGATAATCAAGCTACTGTAATTAATAAAAATAAGGAAATCAGAGGACATTCATTAACTGGCAATATATTTTATTCTTCTATTGTAAAGCTAATGATTAGAAATTTCAATATTGAATCAGAAATGATTATTAGCAATGTGAATTATTTAAATAGATTAAATTCTATAAAAAGATTGGAAAAATCTTTTGATTATATAAATGGATTACATAGAGTATTTAACATTGCATTATCTAAAAAATATCTTGATTTAAAGATTCAGGAATTAAATCTGGTTTCTGATTTTAAATTAAAAGCCAGTGAAGTTGATGATAATTTTACTGGTGATGAAGTATATCATAATTTAACTTTGGAGCTGATTGACAGCAAGTCTTTTAAATTTCTAATCAGGGGATTAACTAAAGATGAATGGTATCAATGTAAAAACAGAAGGTTAGATGACGGAATTGCAATTGAGCGATATGTCTGTGAAAAATGTTTATTGAACTTTGATAAAAAACACTTACCTAAAAATATCTTTGATTTATTGCCTGTAGAAACAATTGAAGAAATTTTTAATTTAATCTGCAATTTTTCAGGAATCTGGCCATAA
- a CDS encoding 50S ribosomal protein L37e, with amino-acid sequence MSKGTPSMGKKNKKTHIRCRRCGRNTYHIHKKVCASCGFGKSKRIRRYSWQNKKPTTRKRLV; translated from the coding sequence GTGTCAAAAGGTACTCCATCAATGGGTAAAAAGAATAAAAAAACCCATATAAGATGCAGAAGATGTGGAAGAAACACTTACCACATACATAAAAAAGTTTGTGCTTCTTGTGGATTCGGTAAATCTAAAAGGATTAGAAGATACAGCTGGCAAAACAAAAAACCAACTACTAGAAAAAGATTAGTTTAA
- a CDS encoding LSm family protein: MSGQNVQRPLDALGKSVNSPVLIKLKGDREFRGILKSFDLHMNLVLNDAEELQDGEVTRRLGVVLIRGDNIVYISP, encoded by the coding sequence ATGAGCGGACAAAATGTTCAAAGACCACTTGATGCTTTAGGCAAATCTGTAAACTCTCCTGTTTTAATAAAACTTAAAGGAGATCGTGAATTTAGAGGAATACTTAAAAGTTTTGATTTACATATGAACTTAGTTCTTAATGATGCAGAAGAACTCCAAGACGGAGAAGTTACTAGAAGACTTGGTGTTGTGCTCATTAGAGGAGACAATATTGTCTATATCTCACCATAA
- a CDS encoding transposase, whose product MVKRKFDRNQAKLGINTLDWNVPENHISRFVVEFVEEVFPLLNIKEPKKKKGRDSLPVDSMLKLLIYAKIQHIDRTSIIADMARYHDIFKYVCDDIRPSERSIQRYRREYGHYFEVLLQMTLKKAFDEGFTEFNHVAIDGTIKKAYNSNNNTITKKETQILIDYYEGRPIDPECLEKLHKPAQRLLEKKDIDDEDKLELLYGIKTQFTFTGQDKIPVNDIEARFMKGKKGNFMVAYNIQSAVDYDTKLICAINVTQNPTDHYELPIIAERAIRNINTTPKYISADTIYLNQISLSYLADKKIDGLIPNRKQSKEKIGKLNPNPYHKDHFEYDYELDAFKCPKNQYMHFFAKYIEPHKDPEKPDKIKRLYNNYEACKNCKARNKCLTGKQTHKTITEYGSEMQKAMNEKMEKQEYKDEYSKRSSVEGPFGIFKEQFQIEKEVVIGMVKTEERINLDALAYNLIRLHNIKQEIKNTTEDLEDFCESTSIKNQLKLDVTIF is encoded by the coding sequence ATGGTTAAAAGAAAGTTTGATAGGAATCAGGCAAAATTGGGCATTAATACTCTTGATTGGAATGTTCCGGAGAATCATATTTCTCGTTTTGTTGTTGAATTTGTTGAAGAAGTTTTTCCACTTTTAAATATCAAAGAACCCAAGAAAAAGAAAGGAAGAGACTCCCTTCCAGTGGATTCCATGTTAAAATTGCTTATTTATGCCAAAATCCAACATATTGATAGAACATCAATAATTGCAGATATGGCGCGATACCATGATATATTTAAATACGTGTGCGATGATATTAGACCTTCTGAAAGATCAATCCAAAGATATCGAAGAGAATATGGCCATTATTTTGAAGTATTGCTGCAAATGACATTAAAAAAGGCCTTTGATGAAGGATTCACTGAATTTAATCACGTTGCCATTGATGGAACCATCAAAAAAGCATACAATTCCAACAACAACACCATTACAAAAAAAGAAACTCAAATATTGATCGATTACTACGAAGGACGACCTATTGACCCTGAATGTCTTGAAAAACTTCACAAACCTGCTCAAAGATTATTGGAAAAGAAAGACATAGATGATGAAGATAAATTAGAACTATTATATGGAATAAAAACACAATTTACATTCACAGGACAGGATAAAATTCCAGTAAATGATATAGAAGCAAGATTTATGAAAGGAAAGAAAGGAAACTTCATGGTTGCTTATAATATCCAATCTGCAGTCGATTATGATACCAAATTAATCTGTGCAATAAACGTCACACAAAACCCGACAGACCACTACGAACTACCAATAATCGCAGAAAGAGCAATAAGAAACATTAACACCACACCAAAGTATATAAGTGCCGATACAATATACTTAAACCAAATATCACTATCATACTTAGCAGATAAAAAAATAGATGGTTTAATACCAAATAGAAAGCAAAGTAAAGAAAAAATAGGAAAATTAAATCCAAATCCATACCATAAAGACCATTTTGAATATGATTATGAATTAGATGCATTCAAATGCCCAAAAAATCAATATATGCACTTTTTCGCAAAATACATCGAACCACACAAAGATCCAGAAAAACCAGACAAAATAAAAAGACTCTACAACAATTATGAAGCCTGTAAAAACTGCAAAGCACGAAACAAATGCTTAACAGGCAAACAAACACACAAAACCATCACAGAATACGGATCAGAAATGCAAAAAGCAATGAACGAAAAAATGGAAAAACAGGAATATAAAGACGAATATAGCAAAAGATCAAGCGTTGAAGGACCATTTGGAATATTCAAAGAACAATTCCAAATAGAAAAAGAAGTAGTCATCGGAATGGTAAAAACAGAAGAAAGAATAAACTTAGATGCATTAGCATATAATTTAATACGACTACACAACATAAAACAAGAAATAAAAAACACAACAGAAGATTTAGAAGATTTCTGCGAAAGCACATCCATTAAAAACCAATTAAAACTTGATGTAACAATATTTTAA
- a CDS encoding RNA-binding protein, with translation MTIKVKKRNFLKKKKIKEIKKELEEYGELLQNKKNVEILEAEPDSFILVDGEPYIILIDEKPFPTLKAALANEIHGKKVTVDMGAIRFVSNGADIMSPGIVAADENINPGDIVLIIDETHGKPLAIGISLITGEEMVENDSGKAIETKHYVGDDIWNFEL, from the coding sequence ATGACTATAAAAGTTAAAAAAAGAAACTTCCTGAAAAAAAAGAAAATTAAAGAAATTAAAAAAGAATTAGAAGAATATGGTGAACTGCTGCAAAATAAGAAAAATGTAGAAATACTTGAAGCCGAACCTGATTCATTTATTTTAGTTGATGGTGAACCTTACATCATATTAATTGATGAAAAGCCATTTCCAACCTTAAAAGCTGCACTGGCTAATGAAATCCATGGAAAAAAAGTAACAGTAGATATGGGTGCTATCCGTTTTGTAAGTAATGGTGCCGATATTATGAGTCCGGGAATTGTAGCTGCTGATGAAAACATCAATCCTGGAGACATTGTTTTAATTATTGATGAAACACATGGAAAACCATTAGCTATTGGAATAAGCTTAATTACTGGTGAAGAAATGGTTGAAAATGATTCTGGTAAAGCTATTGAAACAAAACATTATGTTGGAGACGACATTTGGAACTTTGAATTATAA